Genomic DNA from Synergistaceae bacterium:
TTCTCTGAAATTATTTGCGCGACTGTCTTTGCGTCTAGTAATTCATACAATGCCCCGTAGGAATCGCCGCATTTCACTACGTCATAAGATATAGCAGTAGGAACTCCCAGCAAGAAAACTTTTTTTGCTGTATCAATTTCGCGTTTGATAAATTCCAGATTCATGCGTGAATCATAAATTTTTACTATAGTTTCGGGGTCAATTCTATAGACTCGCCCATAAGCTCCTGAGCCTATTTCTTGACAATTTTCTATAGAGATTTCACGTAAAGCCCTCTTAACATCAAATAATTCCGTAAATCCTGTAGTCTCGAAAATGTCATAGACTTCGCGGGATAAATTAATAATGCTGATTTTCTTGTTTAATTTCTTGCGTGCCTTCATGAGGACTCTTAATCCTGCGCTGGAAATATATTCAAGTTTTGACGCGTCAAATATTGTGTCATTATTCAAGTCCGAGCTAAAAATTTTCTGTTCCCATTCGCTTGCATTATTTGTGTCGATCCTGCCAGTTAAAAAAATTGTATTTGTATTCAAGTTATACCTCCCATTAAACAAATAAATAAATTATTTATGAGATATAATTTTACTATAAATTTTTATATCAAAAAAATAGCAGCCCCCGAAAATTGACGAGAACTGCTAAATACTTTCATGAAAACAAATTATTTATTCTCGTACAAAATTTTTATAGCTTCTACACTCTTATTTGTAGCAGCTGCTAACTGTTCAGGTGTGAGCAAATTATTTTTTGCTATCCAACGTATTATTTTTACGACACTGGGACTCCATAATTGCCCCTGAGAGTCCCATATATCAGTCCCTCCCAGTATTCTATTTGCAAAGATATCTTCATAGCCGGGGTAAATTTTCGTAAAATAATCGGCTATATACTGCAAATCTTCCTGTGTAAAATCGCTCGTCTTCTCATAAAAATAAACTTTTACGCCGTTATCTATAGTAAATTCCCGCGAAATTTTCCTGAAATGCTTTCCAAAAGGGGAGCCGGCCTTCTTAAGCTCATTCAAAGGAAAACGGACTACATGTTCTCGGCTGGTTTCGCTATTAGTAATTACTATTATATCCGAATGAAGTAATTCAACAGGAAAGCCATTTCTTAAATCAACTTCTTCAGTTCTTGCTAAATTTCTGACCGGGTACTCGATAAATGGCTTCTTTAGAGCGTCCATAATATCTTTATTTATATTACCGGTCGTAAGCATATAAATTTTTTTGTCATTGCCTTCTGTTAATGAATTAAGATAATCGGCTATTTCATTCAATACGGGAATATCATCGCGCTGAGAAGGGTTATAGACATTTGTAAAAATTTTTGAAACTGGTGATAGAATCGGCCTCGCGTCAGGGAAAAAGCAATTTACAAAATTTGCTGCAATCACTATAACACAAGCACAAGAAATAATAAATTTTTTACTGCCTGATAAAATATTGCATGTCTGAATTATCCCTATATATGAAAGTATTAATAATTGCGGAGTAATAGTAAAATGGTGGTGCAAATCCATAGCTTGAACTCTGAAAAATAGTATCGTAGTAACAAAAAAAGAAATCGCACAAAATAATGAATATCTGCGCATTTTTCCTGTAAATAAAGGCAATATCACGCCTAGCCCCGCAAAAATCAGCGTAAAATATCCGAAGTGATTCACTATACCTGAAATTTTTTGCAATAAAGGCGCGTCCCATGCAACATAAATATTAGCATAATTCGTTCGTAATATACGATAAAGCATAGGCCCGAAAAATACTACCATGATTACAAGAGCAAATATGCCTATTACAATTATATTAAACACAGCATTTTTCAGGTATAAATATTTCTTACTTTTTACGACATCATAACATAAATAGACATACACGCAAGAGCCGCCATAAAGCCTTCAACGTAAAATGCAAAATATCTCCTGAATAAAATCGTGCATAATAACATACCTGAAATATAAACATCGCGTTTAATTTGTTCTCGTGTAAATAAAAGCGCGTCATAATCTTTTACCATTAATAACGCAATACCAGCAGGAATTAAGCAAGCTATATCAGGAAATCCGGCGAGCATTGCAGGATAAAACGGTGTAAACGTAAATAAAAGAAATAACGTAATATATTTATATTTGCTCGAGTCATTAATTTTTTTCATGAGCGTATACAGAATAAACACGGCCGGCAGGAAAAATATAGCGTATAAAACAAGAATATAACGCAGATAAGTATAACCAAACATTTTTAACGGCAACACAGCAATTGTAGGCAATATAGAATTATAATCAGCAAAAAATATACTCCCGCCGAGTCTTAGCACTGCTATAAGAGGATCCGCAAATAATATTTTCATTTGTCTATATGTATAAGCCCAATAATGATTCACATATATAGTCCTGTCTTGAGCAATTAAATAATAACAAAGAAGTCCGCCGAAAAATGCAAAGATAATAAAACTTTTATTTACTAGATTGAAATTTTGGCCGTTAAGTCCAAATAAATATGCATACTTGAATAAATACCAGAAAAATAACATAAATATAACCGCAAAAAATAACCCCGTGAAACTTATCATGCTTTAAGCCTCCTGATTTAAATTTACACGTTCACTAATTATATAACGCGGTCTGTGTTTTGACTCCATGTAAGTTTTGCCGACATATTCGCCTATAATTCCCAGACTCAATAACTGAATCCCGCCCAGAAAACATATTACACACATCATAGAAGCCCAGCCCGTTACAGTATTCCCTAGTAAAGCACCTATAACAGCCCATAAAATTCCCGCAAATCCCAGCAAGCTGACTACATTCCAAAGCCTGCTATAAAATTTATCGGCTTAATCGAGAGACTCGTAATTCCATCAAAGGCAAATGCCAGCATCTTTCTTAAAGGGTAATGAGTATCTCCGGCGAGTCTTTTATCGCGTTTATACATGACACAGGAACTCTTAAATCCTGCAAGCGGGATCATGCCTCTAAGATATATATTTACTTCTTTGAATTCGGCCAAGTGATTCAAAACTTTTGAGCTTATGAGCCTGTAATCAGCGTGATTATAAATTACTTCTGCTCCCATTGAGTTTAATATTTTATAGAATAATTGCGCCGTAGTACGCTTAAAAAATGAGTCGCTTGTTCTGTCATTTCTGACTCCGTAGACAACTTCACTGCCTGAAATATATTCGCTTATCATTTCGTCAACTGCGTTAATATCGTCTTGGCCGTCGCAGTCAAGCGAGATAGTTATATCACATTTTGATTTTGCTTCCATGAGGCCGGCTAAAATTGCGTTCTGATGTCCGCGATTACGGCTTAAAGATATTCCCGAATAATAAGAGTCTGACTTTGCCAGCGAGTTAATTATTTGCCAAGTCTCATCTTTTGAGCCGTCATTTACAAATAAAATTTTGCTTTTATCCGAAATTTTTTCACGTGATATTAAATTTTTTAGCTTATCAAGAAATAACGGAGCTGTTACGGGTAATACTTCATGCTCGTTATAACATGGTATTACAAGATATAATAATGGCTGAGACCTGAGACCTGAGACCTGAGACCATTATGAGCGCATTCGGACAAATTTGTCAACCTTCTTTCTTAGTATTTTTGCGTAAAATATTCCCTCCGGCCTTATATTTTACCAGAGGGATTTAATAATATTTATGCGAGAAATTCAAAACTTTTTTTGCTCCTGACATTTTCACGAATTAAAGGCGTTTCAGGTTTATTAATTTCTTGAGATTCTGCCTTAGTATGCTCGAAACTGTCGCGCCTTTGTCCCTGTTGATTTTGCTGTTGTTCGTCGTTCTCGTTCTTACGGTGGACCCGCTGGGCGTTATTCATTGCTTCACTGGCCTGCACTGTCTGAACGAGTTTAATTCCGTCTCGTATAATTTCCTGACTCTGGCCTGTATCTTGAGCAGCGGCTAAGGCATTCGGGGCGTGATGAGTCATTGCTTCAACATTCAAATTTGACATTAATAACGTAACTGGCTGCAATTTATTAACCTCCTAAATGACCTGACATATAATCGAACGGCTTTAATACAATGCAGCGTTTTTCATCATCGGCAACAAAAGAAGTAAATCTGCACGGCTCATGAACGATATAATTTAGGCCTCTCACAGAAATAACTACACCGCTGTAACAAATATCTTTGACTCTGACTATACCCTTATCGCGAACGAGTGCTAACTGTTCTTCTAAGTCGTCAAGTTCCTTCTGCATATTATCCCGCGCGGCCTGTAACTGGAATTTCATTTTTGTTAGATCCATCATCATAGCGCGTTTAGAGTCGTCAAGTTGCCCGGCTGACTCTAATTTCTTGAGTAATGCGAAATTCGGCTCAATTCGTTCTAAATTCTCATCACAGCGTTTAATTTCACTCGTGAAAACTTTTCTCTTTTCGAGCATGTCCGGGGGAGTCCCTACAATAATTTCTGTCTTTGTGCCCATTTCAGAGCCTAGTATATTACAAGAGACTTCAAGACCAGCGTCAACACGTCCGCCGGCAATTTGTGAATGTCTGCCGCTTCCAAGTGCTATAACTGCCCGACGAGCATATAACCGGCTGTGTAAAATTGAATTCTTTACTAGAATACTTCCGCCCGCCCTGATTGTAGCCTGATCCGCAAAACTCAGACTCACGTCATTATTTGCGCGTATTGTGCCCTTACCCATGCCGCGGACTCCTCCGTGAATTATTACGAATCCCTGCGAGTCAACATCTGCTCCCTCGACCATGCCGTTAATGTCAATATTGCCCTGTGCTATTACGTGAAAGCCCTCACGAACTGAGCCGCTGATTTTTACCGCTCCTGTAAAATCTATGCTTCCTACGCTGAAATCTATATCATTCCCGATATTTAATTCAGGCAATACAGCGAGACGGCCTCTATCATTCTTTAATTGACCTTCTGCAACTGCGAGTAATATTAACGGATTCTCAGGGTCGCGCTTGAGTCCTTCACCGAATGAGAATTCTACATTTTTTACGGGCTGGGCTCTGACTGCTGCCCCGGTAACATCGACTCCAGTTTTGCCGTTTACAAGAGGATGCTTTATTGCTACTTCTTGACCGGGATGGACTGTAACAATAGTGCTGCGGCTCCAGAAATCAATTTTTTCATCGTCTCTGACTTCAAACGGCTTGTCGGGATCCTTGATTAATTCTATATATGCATCACTGCCTTCAACGGGCGGAGTTCCCTGAGCTACTATAACTGTTTCATTTGCAAGTTTACGGGCTAATAAAGATTGTATTGCGACTTTATCAATACCGATTTTGACTCCGTTAGCATGTAATACGGCAATGACTTCTTCAAGTTTCGGCCAAGGTTTGGCAAAAAAGGGCGGCTCTATAGTAATTGAAGCTGACATTTTATCGCCCGCAATTGACACTAAAACTTTTGCGTCCTTCTCAAGTGCAGGATTACGACCGCAAATTTTACAGGTTTGACCGTCCTTAATAAAATTACGTATTGCCTTGAAGTCATATCTTATAATGCCGTATTCTTTCAGGAACGCGTAAACGTCATTTTCTTTAAAGTCTGTGCTGTTACATGATAAATAAATCCCGTCGGGCTGTGCGTGTAAGTCAAAAATATCTGTGTTGATCAATTAGTTCACCTCCTGAATAAAATTTATAACTCATTCATTTTAGCTTTTAGAATCGCGCGTAACATTGATAGACCTTTGCCGTGAATTTGTGAGACTCTGCTTTCAGACACTCCTAAAACTTGGCCGATTTCCTTTAGAGTCAAGCCGTCATAATAATAAAGACTCAACATATTGCGCTCACGTTCGGGCAATTCCTGCAAAGCCTCTATTAATTGCTGTTTATCGCTTTCATCGTCGAGTCTGTCTGCTGCTGTCTCTCTTTCGTCCGCAATAGTTGCTTCAATCGGGACTTCTCCGTCATCTAATGGATTAGTGTCATCAAGTGAAGTGATATAACCTCGTGAAGCTAATTCTTGAGTCTCGTAATATTCTTCTTCAGTTATGCCGAGTTCAGAAATAAGCCACTCGTCTTTGAGTTCGCCCTTATCGCGCAAAATTTTTTCCATTGCCTTATTCAGCCGCTGTACTTTCTCGCGCCCTGTACGTGAAAACCAGTCGCATTTGCGTAATTCGTCTAATATTGCGCCTCTGATTCTGGGTATTGCGTAAGTCTGAAATACAAAACCTTTTGACGGGTCAAATTTATCAACAGCATCGAGCAGCCCGAATACTCCAAAGCTCAAAATATCCTCATAATCAAGACCTTGAGGCGGAGTCACTGACATTCTGCCGACTACGTATTTAATCAGCGGTAAATAACGTCTCACGATTTCGTCACGGATTGCTATAGATTTAGTCCGCGAAAAATTATCCCATAATTTTCTTTCCTCGTCTGTCGTCATATTTCGTTTATTCCTTTTCCGAGCGTCTTAATTTTCAGCATCCAGTTACTTGTCGAGAATTCAATAGTGCGTCCCTTATTGCCTCCCGTATCAGAAGCAACGAGAGCTATTCCCAGTCTTGCAAGCCTCATAGTAGTCTCACGTACATTTTTCGCTCCGACTGTCAAGAATTCAGGACTAGAGCCCGGCAATGCAAACATTTGAGCACCTCCGGCAATTTTCGCTTTTATTCTGGATCTGTTAGCACCCTGCTTTATCATTTCGTCAATTATGGCTGGCACGGCAGTATCGGCAAATTTTCCGACTTTTTCCGAACCTTTTAGACCTCTTGAATCAGGCAGCATTATATGAGCCATCCCCGCAATTTTCGCTAATGGATCAAAGACTACAAGCCCAATGCATGAGCCAAGCCCAAGAGTTACAAGTTTTATAGGAGCCCGAGCCACGTATAAA
This window encodes:
- a CDS encoding glycosyltransferase family 2 protein is translated as MPCYNEHEVLPVTAPLFLDKLKNLISREKISDKSKILFVNDGSKDETWQIINSLAKSDSYYSGISLSRNRGHQNAILAGLMEAKSKCDITISLDCDGQDDINAVDEMISEYISGSEVVYGVRNDRTSDSFFKRTTAQLFYKILNSMGAEVIYNHADYRLISSKVLNHLAEFKEVNIYLRGMIPLAGFKSSCVMYKRDKRLAGDTHYPLRKMLAFAFDGITSLSIKPINFIAGFGM
- a CDS encoding FliA/WhiG family RNA polymerase sigma factor, which translates into the protein MTTDEERKLWDNFSRTKSIAIRDEIVRRYLPLIKYVVGRMSVTPPQGLDYEDILSFGVFGLLDAVDKFDPSKGFVFQTYAIPRIRGAILDELRKCDWFSRTGREKVQRLNKAMEKILRDKGELKDEWLISELGITEEEYYETQELASRGYITSLDDTNPLDDGEVPIEATIADERETAADRLDDESDKQQLIEALQELPERERNMLSLYYYDGLTLKEIGQVLGVSESRVSQIHGKGLSMLRAILKAKMNEL
- a CDS encoding chemotaxis protein CheD, translating into MAEPSIVLGMADLYVARAPIKLVTLGLGSCIGLVVFDPLAKIAGMAHIMLPDSRGLKGSEKVGKFADTAVPAIIDEMIKQGANRSRIKAKIAGGAQMFALPGSSPEFLTVGAKNVRETTMRLARLGIALVASDTGGNKGRTIEFSTSNWMLKIKTLGKGINEI
- a CDS encoding DUF342 domain-containing protein yields the protein MINTDIFDLHAQPDGIYLSCNSTDFKENDVYAFLKEYGIIRYDFKAIRNFIKDGQTCKICGRNPALEKDAKVLVSIAGDKMSASITIEPPFFAKPWPKLEEVIAVLHANGVKIGIDKVAIQSLLARKLANETVIVAQGTPPVEGSDAYIELIKDPDKPFEVRDDEKIDFWSRSTIVTVHPGQEVAIKHPLVNGKTGVDVTGAAVRAQPVKNVEFSFGEGLKRDPENPLILLAVAEGQLKNDRGRLAVLPELNIGNDIDFSVGSIDFTGAVKISGSVREGFHVIAQGNIDINGMVEGADVDSQGFVIIHGGVRGMGKGTIRANNDVSLSFADQATIRAGGSILVKNSILHSRLYARRAVIALGSGRHSQIAGGRVDAGLEVSCNILGSEMGTKTEIIVGTPPDMLEKRKVFTSEIKRCDENLERIEPNFALLKKLESAGQLDDSKRAMMMDLTKMKFQLQAARDNMQKELDDLEEQLALVRDKGIVRVKDICYSGVVISVRGLNYIVHEPCRFTSFVADDEKRCIVLKPFDYMSGHLGG